atatcttcttttgtgtttgttaGAAGAATGAATCTCatgaaggtttaaaaccacatgagggagagtaaatggtctGAAAATTGACTAAATAGTTcattattttgaccaattgtcatCTTTGTGCATAAAATCTCACCGTTTAATTTCAAACTTGGAATAAATGTCATCAGTAGGTTAAAGCTAAATATTACATACATCAATAAGTCATACACTCAGAGAAAGTGACATTTCATTGCTTTGAGTTTTTCACCAGTCATTTCTTTGACTTCAGTGTCTTCAGATTTTGTTCTAACATGCTAATAGTTTAGTAAATTATGGTAAATCTTCAGGTTTCTttgattaataaaagttttatgtctttagtattacttttaaacaattaaatgaatcTTTACTAGACAGATTTCTTTTCATTCTATCACACTTTCCACAAACATAATATACAGCACTGGCACTTTCAACATtatatgacaataaaatatttcttaatcatcaaatcagcatattagaatcatTTGTGAAGGATCGTGTATCACTAAAGATACTGAAGGATCTGAatttacaaaacaataaaacaattgaaGGCTGTTaccaatattacagtttttactgtattcttGACACCTTGTTACATACAACTTTTACTGGTAATGTACAGACTGCAATATATTTTTCAGAATAGACTTTACTTGAATttagttaatttgatttaattgaattaaattaggtgtcacggtggcgcagtgagtagcgctgtcacctcacagcaaaaaggtcgctggttcgaacctcagctgggtcagttggcaaattccgtgtggagtttgcatgttctccccatgtttgtgtgcgtttcttccgggtgctccggtttcccctacagtccaaagacatgcgctataggtgaatttggtaagttaaatttgccatagtgtatgtgtgtaaatgcaagagtgtatgagtgtttcccagtgttgggttgcggctggaaggacatccgctggaacattaagacataaaacatatgctgggtaatttggcggttcattccgctgtggcgacccctgattaataaaaggactaagccgaaaagaaaacgaatgaatgaatgaaatcaatatCACACACCTCAAAAAGCCAAATGATGAGAACGATTAAGCCGATGGACTGCATGATCTGTGTGTAATGCTCCAGCAGGGCCTGTAGGCAGCCTCGTCGGTTCAGGTTCAGTTCCTCCTTTGAGTAGTCGTAATTATAGTGCGCTAAGTTGTTGGTGATTTGATGCTGAATGCAGGGCCGGGGTGAATATAAGCCACAGCAACTGAACGGCACCCCGTCTATCAGATACTTCCCTTCCACATTGCTCCGAAGCCGCCTAAGAGGACCAGAAAGCATTAAATAAACCAAAGAAACATGGACAAACAATTTAGAGTAAAGAAAAATGTGATCTGTCTGATATTGAAGGTTGGGGCATTGGTGCATTGTCATTCACTTAATGGCAATCTGCATCACTAATAAGAAGGATTTCTGGATTAAACAAACAGATCCTTTAAatagatcatttaaaaataaagtacatGCATAATAAAATTCACACCACCATTTACATATCCAAGTGTCATCCCAAACCTGAATGACTCCCTTTTTTctgtataaattaaaaaaaattttagttTATGAAGGTGTGTGAGGTTTGGTCATGGTGTTATTTGGGACCCCACTGATTTTTACTGTACAGACAAAACCAGctggaacattcttcaaaatatcttctgtattCCATATAGTATGATCGCCTAAAGAGGTCAAATGTGCTGCAAGTTAagagaaaacatgcaaataatagactaacaaattgagaaaacatcttCGTCAATTAGAAGACCCATAAGCATGGAAATTCCCacaacatgcaaatacagaaacgctCTGTAAATAGTGCACATCGCTACAGAATGTAGTGTCAGGGGACCCCAATAAGTGACAAAAATGGCAGCTGCTTGTTTAGAGTCAGTGGTATTGTGTGAGAACTGAGAGGTGAggtttttcccctttgaacacagcTGTGGTGGCAGATTCTTTTGGGCCTttaacacagatctaccaactacctggggcattatttcattgacaaatgtcgtgagtgaAGTATTACAACATGAGATctcattcatgtaatacgagcatgcgaatctctgtgTTCGAgcgccaatttcctctgttcgtgcacaaaacttcttgtgcGCACTCAAAGAcatgctgctcaagtgcagattttcttgcgcgCTTTCCATTTAACcctgctgaagtgcaatttagtgcgtttatgtaacaagtatgcctccaacatttattagatttgctagtaatatttgtgaatgtctccaatagacctacagagcagcattaatgtgtcctgaagtaaaatgaaactcaagcaagataaagtcattgtatgcagagccataaacctttatctataaataaaatataatagtgtttgctggcctcatgcataaCGCACCTGttagtcagtcagcacgtcacctactacgattacagaaaagtttgcgctgttataattcacttaccttctaatacgttttggtgcaattataacccgctatttaaaaatgtctgaatgttttgaatgaaaagctgtaatgtagccgtggcgggatgaattttggtgtggcgccccgccatggagaaattaatgtagcggaaaccatgcatctgcaaacaccttagcaaccactcaacaccctagcaaccacctagaaacacctttAGCAAGTACCTAAAACACCATAGTgaccacctaacaacaccttagcaactgcctagcaaccactccaaacaccttagcaatcgcctagcaccactttagcaaccacctagtaactaCTCAGACTTCCAtggacttccattataaaaaactgccattgactttacattgtacatactaacaatataccaatTCATACTAAAAGCATCCTAACAAACATACctatcatgctaataacatggtagTTTGtagtagaaacatgctagcaacatgccaatttatgctagaaacatgctaagtcatactagaaccatgcttaTTATGTTAGCAACTGTCTAGTAACTATTtaaaacaccttagtaaccacctagaactCCCTAGCAAGCACCTAGCAatgctttagcaaccacctagaacacaatagcaaccacctagcaacaccttaacaacgccttagcaaccactcagaacaccctagtacaTAATAATACCTTCGCAatgacctagcaacaccttagcaaccacctagcaacaccttagctacCACtctaaacaccttagcaactgcctagcaacaccttaccgcctagcaaccacccagaacaccttagcaaccactcaacacTAATAACTGCCCAGCAACACATTAGGAAcggtctagcaacaccttagaaaccactcagaacaccctagcaacaccttagcaaccactccaaacaccctagcaaccacctatcaaaacaccttagcaaccacatagtaacCACTCATAACatcctagcaaccgcctagcaacctgtcagaacaccctaacaaacggcaagcaacactttagcaaccactcagaacaccctagcaactgcctagcaacaccttagcaaccaatcagaataccctagcaactgccctGCAACCATTTAGAAAaccctagcaataccttagcaacctaATTATCTGCCTACTTACCTCTGTATGCCAActgttttcaaactttttaaaaactacttcagttatttaaactttgaaactacttcaaacttttagacgaggatttctcaagccaccatgaaGTTTGTTTACGAACTTTacttttatagttttatattgATATTCATATAGCTTTGGAATGACACAGGAATAAGTAAATGATAAGAGAATGTTCAGTGAAAATGCctggaaacaaaaacaaaacaaccaataAATGAAGGAAGAGATGGACTTACTCCACAACATCACTGTTGCTGAGATTCAGGTAGCGGTTACTGATCCACTGAATGTGAAACCAGTCTCTGTAACCTCCATTACCGCAACACTGAAACTGCATCTGCAGCATGTCCATAGTGCGCTTAATATAGCAGCGTCCTGGCATGTCCGTGTCTTTATAGTAGCGCATGGCATCCCGCAAACCAAAATACAGGGACTCCTCCAGATCTTTGCGCATGCTGTAGCACATCAGGGCACCCACAAGGATGCAGAACGTAAAGAAAAAGGTACATGTGATGTAAGGCAGCATCAGCAGCTTCCATCGCAGGAACTTGGTTGTATCCACACAGTCGTAGCAGATCTTGCCCCCCAAGAAGTTGATCGCACATGCGGTCAGGCCAACACAGATAAGCATGTTTGGCACCGAGTCGATCTCTTTTGACATCAGCTCCCGCCTCTTCTCAATCTCCACCTTTAAGAACAAGCCCAGGCTGAAGAGTGTCACTCCAGTCACCACAGACACCCAATTTAAAACCCATAAAACCTGGGCCAGTTTGTCTCTGTTGGTCTTcgtaaatgtcacttttaagacGGCCATTGTCAACAAAAAGCGTTGAGTTTACCGTATCCGCTGTAAATTTTTATGTCTGATTGTAAAACTCATTTTATTTCAGGATGATATAACGTACTGGGTAAACGGGAGAGGACGGGGAACATTTTCCACAGGGAGGAGGGAAGTGAACTGGGAGAGAAGGCCAAGACAGCCACGTAAGCAGCTTAGATGAGGTATTTTTACCCTCCTGGATGATGGCCTTAGCTGCATAATAGCGTAGGTACTGAAATCAAGATGAAAATGTCACAAAATAAATTCACAGTTTGCTTGCATGTTATGAAGAcagaaatttaatatatatacatatataaaatctaTATAAATGATCCACTTATACAAATATGCTGATATTTGCTGAAGGATTAGCTGTTGAATTCATTGCACGAGCTTtgatggctttaaaaaaataaaaaataaataaataaaatatatatagggaattaaaatgtatatactgtatcttACTGTCATGCTTGCCAATTTGCATTTTGCATATAATATTAATGCAGCctttaatcctttatggcattaTGTCAGTAAAGTATTAGGTATTGTTTATGTGCCAGTTTATATctacattaaatgtttttatatttatttacatatacatttttaaatctcaTTACATTAGCTGTTATAGAAGAGCATTAGCTATTAGGTCTTCCTACGTCCCATAAAACCCCATTAACCTACCTGCTCAGATCTCATATATTCACATATGGCCTTGTAATCCATGGACCTTGATTGTAGGCACTGTCATAATTACTCCTTTTTTGTGCATATTTCATGTAAGGACTACAGAAGCGGTGAGAAGCGTGTTTAGAGCGACTTCCGTCCAGACTCACTTTGACCTCCACCTAATCCATTTATCTTGAGGATTTAACAGAACACCTCCATGCCATATGGGCCAATCCCAAGTCAATAACATCAGTCTTTCCACACCCCCAATATatccattattatatatatatatatatatatatatatatatatatatatatatatatatatatatatatatatatatatatatatatatatatatatatatatatatatatatacacaaagttgaagtcagaattattagcccccctttgaatttttttttcttttttaaatatttcccaaatggtgttcaacagtgcaaggaaattttcacagtatgtctgataatattttttcttctggagaaagtctttcgtgttttatttcggctagagttaaagcagtttttaattttttaaaagccattttaaggtcaaacttattagcccctttaagctatatttttttcgatagtctacagaacaaaccatcgttatacaataacttgtctcgttaccctaacctgcctagttaacctaattaacctagttaagcctttaaatgtcactttaagctgtatagaagtgtcttgaaaaatatttaataaaatattatttactgtcatggcaaagagaaaaaaaattagttattagaaatgagttactaaaacttttatgtttagaaatgtgttgaaaaatcttctctccattaaatagaaattgggggaaaaaataaacaggggggctaataattctgacttcaactgtatatactaattattataaataatcaataaaatatacataaattgcTGTGTTAAATgagaatatgaaatattttatgtcATACTTGGAAAAAATAAAGACGATTTAGTGTCTGAACATGATTTATTTTgatcatgtttttaattaaattggtcttacacttcatattttcggattttcatagtatatgtgtTAATTCAgctacttttaccataaaccgacttATCAACCATTTAGAGGTGGATATTtcagaaattatgggatgtgttgaaaaaatgcattgagtgtgtaaaACTCAAGTCAGTAAAACTGCTTAATTTTTATAACGTTAGTTTGAGAAAAAATTACATCGAAACACATAAGAATAATGTTAAACATCTCGTAAAACACaaactgtgtttttaaataacACCTAAAGGTAtgaaatctgaaataaaatatcTGAATTTTCTTTTAGCTCATACATTGAAACTCCAGATGTCCATTATCATCTGGACATTGAATAGTCTCACTTGACAATAATTGTATTATGCAGTGAGGTGGTTATGAAGTGGTCTTTTACATTTAGGCaacgatttatatatatatatatatatatatatatatatatatatatatacatatatatatatatatatatatatatatatatatatatatatatatatatatatatatatgatttctgAATGTTgtagctattttatttattgaataacgtcaaaaatacaatgcaagtcaagtacaacaaatgtaaagaaaaattcaaaggctaGGGGAAGATATAAACCATATCATGAATATTCACTAATATTCACTAATTCACTATTTCACTAATCACTAATTCACTATTCACTAATTCACTAATTCACTAATGAAtattcttagtccctttattaatcgccacaccggaacgaaccgccaacttatccagtacttttcacgcagcggatgcccttccaactgcaacccatcactgggaaacatccatacaaactcactCACACCACGGTCAATTTTTAgaatacccaattcacctatagtgcatgtcttgggACTTgtggggaaccagagcacccggaggctCAACTGACtcaggcgaggctcgaaccagcgaccttcttgctgtgaagcgaacaTGCTACCCTACCctctgtgccaccgcgtcaccctatCATGACTGTTAAATGATATACAGGCTTGTACAATTAGCATAGCTTTTTGATTTTTTGAGGGCAATATGGACTCAATTTAATCCTTCacttcatttttaaatgcattaaaacttaaaattttacctgaaatttacatttatgaatatgaaatttggccattaaaataaagaaattaataaaaaatgtatgggTCTTTTTGTCTCTAGAGCGCAAAAATTACAAAAAGAACATCTTTCcaatgtaaagtaatattttcatcaatattaacagcaataaagtatatatatatatatatatatatttcatttattttattaaagtttgtCAGGATATATTCTGTGAAGGAGTTTAAATGAAATCTCTTTAACCTTGTTTGCTAAGAGATAACAATTAGGCAGAAGCCAAGCTTTTTTCCAATCAACATCACTATTGGCTATAAATTGATGATGCTATTGCATTTGGTTTTGATGCAACATTTTTCTGGAAACGAAGAGAAATGTTTGGAGCATGGGTTGGTATATGTAAGTGATTTGTTTGATTCATTTTTAGGATCTATTCATATGAATCATTTACATCTACATCAATTttcctattaaatgtaaagaattttTGACAGCGATCAAAGCTATCCCCCAGCACTTGTTAATTTAACGTGCAGTCATTTGACCTATTATAAGATAGAAAATAAAGAATGTAATTTCCTGATAAACGGTAAATTATATATTTGACCATAAATGTACTAACAAAGACATAAGGCAagtattaaatgataaaaatagagTTATGCCAAAGGGAAGATTTATTGGAATTTCTCAATTATGGGAGGTTAATTGGAAAAAGGCATGGCTGCTACCATACACATTTTGCAATTCAAATAAAGTaagagaaattcattcattcatttattttcttttcagcttagtccctttattaatctgtggtcaccacagtggaatgaaccgccaacatatccagcatatgttttatgcagcggatgctcttccagccgcatcactgggaaacacccatacactctcattcacaaaattacccaatttacttataccgcatgtctttagactgtgggggaaaccggagcacgcagaggaaacccacgcgaaacacggggagaacatgcgaactccacacagaaatgtcaactgacctagccgaggcttgaaaAGGGTGATAAAAATGAACAAttctgttaatattattattttaaatggtaaattctTCATCCACAAATGTAGACTTTCAAAATCCTCTCCTTTATATAAGGTTTTTGTCAATGAACTTATTCTGTAAATGAAGTCCCTCAAAGCTGTAAAAAGGTAAAATTTCTGTGGAAAGCTATTATGAATCTGTTTTTGGCGTCTTGTATAAGTAAGTAAATTTTGttcataaagcacatttaacttcagtttaGGGCTGAACAAAACCATAACACACATTCTAAAACAGTAAAATatcaataaacataataataagaataatagtatGACAGCAACAATGCACAATAAAGATTAAAAGCCAGGGAAggcaatagaataaaaatgtgtcttaagtctgaaattaaaaatattgagAGAAGAAGCACTCGTAATGCCCGGTGGCAACTGGTTCCACAAACGTGGAGCAGCGACTGCAAAGGCTCTGTCTCCTTTCAGTTCAAGTCGTGACCGAGGAATTTgtagtaaaattttatttgacGACCTAAGGGACTGAGGAGTTGAATGCAAGTTAAAAAGTTCAGAAATATAAGAACGTGCTTGCCATTCAGTGCTTCAAAAACAATAACTGAATTCTAAAATTAACAGGAAGCCAAAGAAGGGATGCTAAAACTGGTGAAATATGAGCATGTTTTTTGGTGCCTGTTAAAAGTCCAGCTGCCACATTTTGAACCAACTGCAACTATGCCAATGAAGATTGAGGGAGACCAATATATAAGGAATTACCTAGGCAAGATGTAATAAAGGCATGATCCTCAGATGATAGTAACTATTCTTAACGGCTGAGCTAATTTGTTTTTCTAGACAAAGCTCAGAATCATAAACTCTTAGAATATGAATGATTGTGATTGTGATtgtctttcatttgtttttgttttgtgttgtttttatttgaattttatggatttttttgctgtattaataaaaaaaatccttctgGAAAAGACCTTTTAttgatctattattattattactactataggAAAAgcatattttaccacattaaGGCAACGATGGTATCAAAAACAGTCATGCAGTGGAGACATTTTACTCCTCGTCCAATAACATGAATCCGACATAGTTCAACATTCACGGTCATGCGCAGTAGCAGAATGCAGTCGCCGGGAACGATGGCCGTCGATAATTTTCTCTTCGGCCAGTGCATCCTTTACTTTTTAGCATTTCTTTTCGGTTTTATCGCCGTAGTGCCGCTCTCTGAAAACGGCGATGACTTCCAGGGCAAATGTCTGCTGTTTACTGAGGGAATTTGGCAAAATGAGAACATGACGATGGGGAAACAGCGCTTTATAGTTGAAGAATGGGGACCAGAGTCATCCTGTCGCTTCATCACTTTCGTGGGCATCGTGTCTCTCATCCTCTCAGCCGTGCAGGCGTGGCGGACCTTTTTCTTCCTCTGCAAAGGCCACGACGAGTAGGCAATACGCATatcataatgttgtttaaaatcaCTATATAACGCTTAGTGAATTGTTCTTTTTTGTCCCATTGTTTGCAGCTCTCTCTTCCATTCTTTCTTGAACCTCCTCCTGTCTCTCTTGGTGTTATTTGTGGTGTTTGTGGCCGGTACAATCTCCAGCGTTGGGTTCAGTATATGGTGTGATTCTGTCACTGAGAATGGAGCAATGCCTAGCAGGTAAACTGAATTTAGTAGTTACACAAATACAGCATATCTTGTGTACGCTTCTTGGTAAATATGAGAtttcatgtaataataataataataatagtttattaatacttTCCCATAATGCATAATATTGGAATGCCTATAATTTATTTTGATTGAAATATCCCTGCCATTTATATTCCTATTCATATTTGCATTTCTATTGCAAACAATGGTGACTATAGGAATATATTGTATGGTATTGTATGGCTATGACTTCCTGActtaaatatgtgtaaataaaaagaaaatcaaaggccAAAttctcttgtttgtttgtttattttttttctataacaaGGGACAGCATACACATTAATCATTAATCAACAAGAATGTAAATGTACCCAATTTAGCTCAAAGTTTTCACTAAAGGTCTATTTACCAGATGTTCAAGGcctatactaaaaaaaaaaaaaattatattaaactataaacaatactcaaatgaacaacaacaataGCATAAAACCTAGTGTTCATGTTGTTGATTATTAAGAAGCCATTTTTAGAAACTGTACTTGAATGATTTAAAAGATACACATTCTCTAACAGATTATGGTATCAAATTCCACTGACGTGATTGTTTGTGCATTGCAAAGAGAAAACTAAAGCACATAGATTTTTCAAACTAGaaaatggcaataataataaaagatgacAATAATCTAAGAATTTAAAATAGTATCCCCCAATATTAGTTAAATGTTTGGGTCAGAAAacctttttaagacattttctttttatatatcaaTGTCTATATTAAAATTTCAATATTGATAAtaacatatttttgtatttttatataaactgtaaaatatttgacattaaatttacagtaaattactggctactGATTGCATCACTTTAACAGtaaggtactgtatgtaaattcacagtaaaacgTCTTAATAACtataattctgtaaatatttctaaatatcaaaaatagTGCCTATACTAGTATAAacgttaatgtgtattaatttttttatattgaataaaatattaagtgtTTAAATTCCTATAACTAATGTGCAAAAAATACAgccatttttactgtaatttgctgtaatcatgatgcCTGCCTTAATATCACAACAGAATCCGGAATACGTAAAATTTAACAGTTAAATTCTGTAAGGTgtcagcatttgaagtggatcaaaacctttcatcataGTGGTctttaaaactattgaacaatacTCTTAggacaatttgaaaaaaataatttaacttaacttaagAGTACTGTAATAGTGGAATATAGCTAATGATACAAGTCACAATATTCATTATATCTCCTATaactttctttatttttctttgacAGCTGTGAAGATCTACAGGACACAGATTTAGAGCTTGGTGTTGACAACTCATCTTTTTATGACCAGTTTGCTATTGCTCAGGTATTGCAACATTTTTACAAAGGAACATATTTGATTCACTCTGTATATAATTTAACCTGTACTTGAGTGTTTATATCCATTAAGTTATACAATTGTGTAATATGTTCTTTGTTTAACAGTTTGGCCTGTGGTCGGCCTGGTTATGCTGGCTAGGTCTAACAGTGCTGGCCTTCCTAAAGGTTTACCATAACCACCGACAGCAGGAGCTGCTAGAGAGTCTAGTTCAAGAGAAGGAGCTTCTGCTTGGTCATCCTTTACAGAGGAGTTCTTATGCGTACAACAGAAATGCCATGATTTAGTCCAACATTTACAGTAATCCATTTGCACTGCATGAACCACTTTCTGAGAGCAGAATTAAGCCAtcaacatatttttataaatagcaTACATCACAGATTAGATTAAGTCTTTAGAGTCATTACAAGCTATGTTCATTTATATACTGGTCATGGAGCAGGGTTAAAATATTTCTCTTCAGACATTTCATCAAGCTGTACATGTTCATATTCACTctcattttcacagtattaagGCATAAGAAGACTGATATATTGTGTTGTATCTTTTAAGAAACCAGCTGTGCATTTATTAGGCTCAGTAAAGCGTTATGAGGACACACTTTTAACAGATGTCACAGTTTCATTAAGTTCATTTAGACGCGACATAAAAAGTCTGCTACAGATACAAACTGTACtgcatttattgtacatttgaaaTAAAGCTGAATAATTGCTCTTATGCTGGCTTTATTCTCTTATCAATTACTGTTTATTCTCATTTCTGCTTTTGGCAAACATAAACTACTCTAAATTGACAAAATGATTGAATTATTTTCCCTTGTTTTGCTGTTAATTTGTatgatttagtaaaaaaaatatatgtaaaagtaGATAAAACTGTTTTATCGCTGTA
Above is a genomic segment from Danio aesculapii chromosome 20, fDanAes4.1, whole genome shotgun sequence containing:
- the tmem179aa gene encoding transmembrane protein 179; the protein is MAVDNFLFGQCILYFLAFLFGFIAVVPLSENGDDFQGKCLLFTEGIWQNENMTMGKQRFIVEEWGPESSCRFITFVGIVSLILSAVQAWRTFFFLCKGHDDSLFHSFLNLLLSLLVLFVVFVAGTISSVGFSIWCDSVTENGAMPSSCEDLQDTDLELGVDNSSFYDQFAIAQFGLWSAWLCWLGLTVLAFLKVYHNHRQQELLESLVQEKELLLGHPLQRSSYAYNRNAMI
- the prph2lb gene encoding peripherin 2-like b, with translation MAVLKVTFTKTNRDKLAQVLWVLNWVSVVTGVTLFSLGLFLKVEIEKRRELMSKEIDSVPNMLICVGLTACAINFLGGKICYDCVDTTKFLRWKLLMLPYITCTFFFTFCILVGALMCYSMRKDLEESLYFGLRDAMRYYKDTDMPGRCYIKRTMDMLQMQFQCCGNGGYRDWFHIQWISNRYLNLSNSDVVERLRSNVEGKYLIDGVPFSCCGLYSPRPCIQHQITNNLAHYNYDYSKEELNLNRRGCLQALLEHYTQIMQSIGLIVLIIWLFEVSVLTGVRYLQTAMENVLRLGDPECESDGWLLENSIADTARYNFNIIKNLGKCYQVDDDPNIDVPSTSRQMQENVPVKQIPEAR